A genomic stretch from Deinococcus ruber includes:
- a CDS encoding NAD(P)H-binding protein codes for MTQNAGQTVAVLGAGGGVGRQVVHQLIQAGDTVRALVRQQEQADALEALGAVPVLGDLSGDWDAVLDGAAAVIWAAGAGTSGQFQQIDGDALMRVTDRLSAGGPRRLIVVSSMGVDRPEQMPPFLSAVLRVKAVSDAYVQASGLEFTIVRPGGLTNEAGTGQVAVGLPAPRGMISREDVASVVVACLRDDSSVGKTFEVVAGTDPIQEALGRV; via the coding sequence ATGACACAGAACGCTGGGCAGACCGTGGCGGTGCTGGGCGCAGGCGGCGGTGTGGGGCGACAGGTGGTGCACCAGCTCATTCAGGCGGGCGACACGGTGCGGGCGCTGGTCCGTCAGCAGGAACAGGCCGACGCGCTCGAAGCACTGGGGGCCGTGCCGGTGTTGGGCGACCTGAGTGGCGACTGGGACGCGGTGCTGGACGGTGCGGCAGCGGTGATCTGGGCGGCAGGCGCGGGCACCAGCGGGCAGTTTCAGCAGATCGACGGCGACGCACTGATGCGGGTGACAGATCGCCTGAGCGCTGGCGGGCCGCGCCGCCTGATCGTGGTGAGCAGCATGGGTGTGGACCGCCCGGAGCAGATGCCGCCGTTTCTGAGTGCCGTGCTACGGGTCAAGGCCGTGTCGGACGCGTATGTACAGGCGAGCGGGCTGGAATTTACCATCGTGCGGCCAGGGGGTCTGACGAACGAGGCGGGCACCGGACAGGTCGCGGTGGGGCTGCCCGCGCCGAGAGGCATGATTTCCCGGGAAGACGTGGCGTCGGTGGTGGTCGCGTGCCTGCGAGACGACAGCAGCGTCGGGAAGACATTCGAGGTGGTGGCGGGGACGGACCCGATTCAGGAGGCGCTGGGGCGGGTGTGA
- a CDS encoding HAD family hydrolase, giving the protein MTFPYSAVLFDLDGVLVDSEVLANRVWVELLAEHGLLFTHQEFMARSVGRTYPVLYHELHRDFGWTPPEGFAARNDAALAAAFADVPVIEGAGETLRALHAAGVPLAVASNSRRDRLDLKLRASGLAALVGDHAYDSEQVGGRGKPLPDLYQHAAQALGVDVRRCLVIEDSATGVQAGAAAGATVWGLLAGGHVHEALPGELLAAGATRIIGSHAELRAALNL; this is encoded by the coding sequence GTGACGTTTCCTTACTCTGCTGTCCTCTTCGATCTCGACGGCGTGCTGGTCGATTCCGAAGTGCTTGCTAACCGCGTCTGGGTCGAACTGCTGGCCGAACACGGACTGCTGTTTACCCATCAGGAATTCATGGCCCGCTCGGTGGGCCGCACCTACCCGGTGCTGTACCACGAGCTGCACCGCGACTTCGGCTGGACACCCCCCGAAGGCTTCGCGGCCCGCAACGACGCCGCGCTGGCAGCAGCGTTCGCAGACGTGCCGGTGATCGAGGGGGCAGGGGAGACGCTCCGCGCCCTGCACGCGGCGGGCGTACCGCTGGCGGTGGCGAGCAACTCCCGCCGCGACCGCCTCGACCTGAAGCTCAGGGCGTCGGGGCTGGCGGCGCTGGTGGGCGATCATGCCTACGACTCCGAGCAGGTCGGCGGGCGTGGCAAACCGCTGCCCGACCTGTATCAGCACGCAGCCCAGGCGCTCGGTGTGGATGTGCGGCGCTGTCTGGTCATCGAGGACAGTGCGACGGGCGTTCAGGCGGGGGCAGCGGCAGGCGCGACCGTCTGGGGTCTGCTGGCGGGCGGTCACGTGCATGAAGCGTTGCCCGGTGAACTGCTGGCAGCCGGAGCCACGCGCATCATCGGCAGCCACGCCGAACTACGGGCCGCCCTGAACCTCTGA
- a CDS encoding GNAT family N-acetyltransferase — translation MHLLDNPFWHALGGPQQSWNEGTGLARRYQRDVAPFAALHDSSPQAWAELGALLGPGGGAALFSPTALEVPSGWTVRTTFPLLQMVLEETTGTASAQTGEVVPLQNSDAAAMRQLVGLTRPGPFSARTPELGRYVGVWEHGELIALAGERARLPGYCEVSAVCVHPQAQGRGLGAAVVQRVVEGIQARGEVPFLHVVPENVAAKKVYVRLRFGVRAELVGTVVEKGA, via the coding sequence ATGCATCTGCTCGACAATCCGTTCTGGCACGCCCTGGGTGGCCCGCAGCAGTCCTGGAACGAAGGTACGGGACTGGCTCGCCGCTACCAAAGGGACGTGGCTCCGTTCGCCGCGCTCCACGACTCTTCCCCGCAGGCATGGGCCGAGCTGGGGGCGCTGCTGGGGCCGGGCGGCGGGGCGGCGCTGTTCAGCCCGACGGCCCTGGAGGTGCCCAGCGGCTGGACGGTTCGCACGACCTTTCCGCTGCTTCAGATGGTGCTGGAGGAAACGACCGGGACAGCATCTGCCCAGACCGGTGAAGTCGTACCGCTCCAGAACAGCGACGCGGCGGCGATGCGCCAGCTCGTCGGACTCACGCGCCCCGGCCCGTTCAGCGCCAGAACACCGGAACTGGGCCGCTATGTGGGCGTGTGGGAACACGGCGAACTGATCGCGCTGGCAGGCGAACGCGCCCGGCTGCCTGGATACTGTGAGGTCAGCGCGGTGTGTGTTCATCCTCAGGCGCAGGGGCGTGGGCTGGGGGCCGCCGTGGTACAGCGCGTGGTGGAGGGCATTCAGGCGCGGGGCGAGGTGCCGTTTTTGCATGTCGTGCCGGAAAACGTGGCCGCGAAGAAGGTGTATGTGCGCCTGAGATTTGGCGTGCGTGCGGAGTTGGTGGGGACAGTGGTGGAAAAGGGAGCGTGA
- the gltX gene encoding glutamate--tRNA ligase, with translation MSQPVVTRIAPSPTGDPHVGTAYQALYNSVFARQHSGKFIVRLEDTDRNRYNATSEGRILDMLDWLAGAWNGIKPDASPRREDEFGPYTQSQRAGMHRQYAEQLLESGAAYRAFDTPEELDERRKAAEARKDSYLGYDRRDRALSREESDRRAAAGEAFVIRLAAPLEGETVVRDRLRGDVVFQNADLDDKVLLKRDGFPTYHLAAMVDDHLMNVTHVIRAEEWLTSTPIHKLILAGLGWAEPEWIHTPWLLSAGGKKYSKRRGDPSVEDFRRMGILPEALLNYLGMMGWSMPNGEEVFSPADMVQHFTWERVSLGGSTFDVTKLKWLNGKYIREVLTPDVVAARLQAFSAEYASAPAVPNDAYFQAVVAMMLPRFETLAEFWEKTPYFFSEAYAVTDKAQKLIEDGRELLPQVRAALEALPDFAHDTTDAVLRALAERLGLKPGKVMQPLRAAVAGTSESPGMFEMLEAMGKERVLARIDRALQ, from the coding sequence ATGTCTCAGCCAGTCGTGACCCGTATCGCCCCCAGCCCGACCGGAGACCCACACGTGGGCACCGCGTATCAGGCGCTTTACAACTCGGTGTTTGCCCGCCAGCACAGCGGAAAGTTCATTGTTCGCCTCGAAGACACCGATAGAAATCGCTACAATGCCACGTCGGAAGGCCGCATCCTCGATATGCTCGACTGGCTGGCAGGGGCCTGGAACGGCATCAAGCCAGATGCCAGCCCGCGCCGGGAAGACGAATTCGGCCCTTATACCCAGTCGCAGCGTGCGGGAATGCACCGCCAGTACGCCGAGCAACTGCTGGAGAGCGGCGCGGCATACCGGGCCTTCGACACGCCGGAGGAACTCGACGAACGCCGCAAGGCTGCCGAGGCCCGCAAGGACAGCTATCTGGGCTATGACCGCCGTGACCGCGCCCTCTCCCGCGAGGAATCTGACCGGCGGGCGGCGGCGGGAGAAGCGTTCGTGATCCGGCTGGCTGCCCCGCTGGAGGGCGAAACGGTGGTGCGCGACCGGCTGCGCGGCGACGTGGTGTTTCAGAATGCCGACCTCGATGACAAGGTGCTGCTCAAGCGCGACGGCTTTCCCACGTATCACCTCGCGGCGATGGTGGACGATCACCTGATGAACGTCACACACGTCATCCGTGCCGAGGAGTGGCTGACCAGCACGCCCATTCACAAACTGATTCTGGCGGGGCTGGGCTGGGCCGAACCCGAATGGATTCACACCCCCTGGCTGCTGAGCGCGGGCGGCAAGAAGTACAGCAAGCGCCGGGGCGATCCCAGCGTCGAGGATTTCCGGCGCATGGGCATTTTGCCGGAAGCCCTGCTGAATTACCTGGGCATGATGGGCTGGAGCATGCCGAATGGGGAAGAGGTCTTCAGCCCCGCCGACATGGTGCAGCACTTCACCTGGGAGCGCGTCAGCCTGGGCGGCAGCACCTTCGACGTGACCAAGCTGAAATGGCTGAACGGCAAGTACATCCGCGAGGTGCTGACCCCGGACGTGGTGGCGGCCCGCCTTCAGGCCTTCAGCGCCGAGTACGCCAGCGCTCCCGCCGTGCCGAACGATGCGTATTTTCAGGCGGTGGTCGCCATGATGCTGCCGCGCTTCGAGACGTTGGCCGAATTCTGGGAAAAGACGCCGTATTTTTTCAGCGAAGCCTACGCCGTGACCGACAAGGCGCAGAAACTCATCGAAGACGGGCGCGAGCTGTTGCCGCAGGTACGCGCCGCGCTGGAAGCACTGCCCGATTTCGCCCACGACACCACCGACGCTGTCCTGCGTGCCCTGGCCGAACGCCTGGGCCTGAAACCCGGCAAGGTGATGCAGCCCCTCCGCGCCGCCGTCGCGGGCACCAGCGAAAGCCCCGGCATGTTCGAGATGCTGGAAGCGATGGGCAAAGAGCGCGTGCTGGCGCGGATTGACCGAGCACTGCAATAG
- a CDS encoding 4a-hydroxytetrahydrobiopterin dehydratase, producing MTHDEAPHAADTQQEPQRQPEPTKAAAGPVRLSAEQVHKQLPQGWQGDETSIWRDFSFEHYLDGVRFAERVGQQAQQANHHPDILISYGKVRVTYSTHDAGGVTALDLEEAASIIDLK from the coding sequence ATGACCCACGACGAAGCGCCGCACGCCGCCGACACCCAGCAGGAACCGCAGCGCCAACCCGAGCCGACAAAAGCTGCCGCTGGCCCGGTCAGACTGAGTGCCGAACAGGTGCACAAGCAGCTGCCGCAGGGGTGGCAGGGCGACGAGACGAGCATCTGGCGCGACTTCTCGTTCGAGCATTATCTGGACGGCGTGCGCTTTGCCGAGCGGGTCGGGCAGCAGGCACAGCAGGCGAACCACCACCCCGACATCCTGATCTCGTATGGCAAGGTGCGCGTGACGTATAGCACGCACGACGCAGGCGGTGTGACAGCGCTCGATCTGGAAGAGGCCGCGAGCATCATTGATCTGAAATAA
- a CDS encoding acyl-CoA thioesterase: protein MSRFDPVFSRLSSDLREYTLRLTVQSAELDELGHVNNVVYVDWIEQVARAHAEAVGAGFVQMSQMGVVAVVRKHSVHYHRPALLGDDVELHTRIAEGLGLRAVRVNRITHAQSGELLADGSTEWVWVNPQTGRPKRPPQELLEKFGF, encoded by the coding sequence GTGTCTCGATTCGACCCCGTTTTCAGCCGCCTCAGCAGCGACCTCCGTGAATACACCCTGCGCCTGACCGTTCAGAGCGCCGAACTCGACGAACTGGGCCATGTGAACAACGTGGTGTATGTCGACTGGATCGAACAGGTGGCCCGCGCCCATGCCGAAGCGGTGGGCGCGGGGTTTGTGCAGATGTCGCAGATGGGCGTGGTGGCAGTCGTTCGCAAGCACAGCGTGCACTATCACCGTCCGGCGCTGCTGGGCGATGATGTCGAGCTGCACACCCGCATTGCCGAAGGTCTGGGCCTGCGGGCGGTGCGCGTCAACCGCATCACGCACGCCCAGAGCGGCGAACTGCTGGCCGACGGCAGCACCGAATGGGTCTGGGTCAATCCGCAGACCGGAAGGCCCAAGCGCCCGCCACAGGAACTGCTGGAGAAATTCGGGTTCTGA
- a CDS encoding cyclase family protein produces the protein MVIHDISRLLTPGHPNWPGDAPFTVTPAARIAQGDTVNTGVLSTSTHTGTHVDAPWHYADAGIKLDEVPLELYIGPCLVLDVRGYSPVPPEVLDGLDSLPERLLLYTGQPAHWATFPEDFAALSPAFVHRAAELGVRLIGTDAPSVDPLTSKTLDGHRAFWESGLYIVEGLKLTDVTPGTYQLVCLPLPLAGVDGTPARAVLIEQ, from the coding sequence ATGGTCATTCACGACATTTCGCGGCTGCTGACCCCCGGTCATCCCAACTGGCCCGGCGACGCTCCGTTCACCGTCACGCCCGCTGCCCGCATCGCGCAGGGCGACACGGTGAATACCGGGGTGCTGTCCACGTCCACCCACACCGGCACCCACGTCGATGCGCCCTGGCACTACGCCGACGCCGGTATCAAGCTCGACGAGGTGCCGCTTGAACTGTACATCGGCCCGTGTCTGGTGCTCGACGTGCGCGGATACAGCCCGGTGCCGCCGGAAGTGCTGGACGGCCTCGACAGCCTGCCCGAGCGCCTGCTGCTGTACACCGGGCAGCCCGCGCACTGGGCCACCTTTCCCGAAGATTTCGCCGCGCTGTCTCCGGCCTTCGTCCACCGCGCCGCAGAACTGGGCGTGCGGCTGATCGGCACCGATGCGCCCAGCGTCGATCCGCTGACCAGCAAGACCCTCGATGGGCACCGCGCCTTCTGGGAAAGTGGCCTGTACATCGTGGAAGGGCTGAAGCTTACAGACGTGACGCCCGGCACGTATCAGCTCGTGTGCCTGCCGCTGCCGCTGGCGGGCGTGGACGGCACTCCGGCGCGGGCGGTGCTGATCGAGCAATGA
- a CDS encoding PIG-L deacetylase family protein yields the protein MPDPRHSPSSINATDTETPETPFGYRHDYPPTLLAVFAHPDDEAFSVGGTLAHYAEKGVRVVLVCATRGEAGKITDPSMTVTDLGAQREQELRNACDALGIPAPIFLDYHDSGRAERVRHDDPLALMNVDVFELETKIRAIIEEVQPQIIVTFDPHGGYGHIDHLQVHRATSAAFFSTGHLPKPPQRLYFTALTHAVAEQIGRFGNDLDPTVYGVSDKSVVVRMDVGRYTDRKKAALAAHGTQMGPESRMGQMPPEQREAMERVFLGGENFSLGGSRASVPRYPLGGLFDGVDFVMYVDD from the coding sequence ATGCCCGATCCACGCCACTCACCGAGCAGCATCAACGCCACCGATACCGAAACGCCCGAAACGCCCTTCGGGTACCGCCACGACTATCCGCCGACCCTGCTGGCGGTCTTTGCCCACCCCGACGACGAAGCCTTCAGCGTGGGCGGCACGCTGGCGCACTACGCCGAAAAGGGCGTGCGCGTGGTACTGGTATGCGCCACACGCGGCGAAGCAGGCAAGATCACCGATCCCAGCATGACCGTGACCGACCTGGGGGCGCAGCGCGAGCAGGAACTCAGAAACGCCTGCGACGCGCTGGGCATTCCCGCCCCGATCTTTCTGGATTACCACGACTCGGGCCGCGCCGAGCGGGTACGCCACGATGACCCCCTGGCCCTGATGAACGTGGACGTGTTCGAGCTGGAAACCAAGATTCGCGCCATCATCGAGGAAGTGCAGCCGCAGATCATCGTGACCTTCGACCCGCACGGCGGATACGGGCACATCGACCACCTCCAGGTACACCGCGCCACCAGCGCCGCTTTTTTCTCGACCGGACACCTGCCAAAGCCCCCGCAGCGGCTGTATTTCACGGCACTGACGCACGCGGTGGCCGAGCAGATCGGCAGATTCGGCAACGACCTCGACCCGACGGTCTACGGCGTGAGCGACAAGTCGGTGGTGGTGCGAATGGACGTGGGCCGCTACACCGACCGCAAGAAAGCTGCGCTGGCCGCACACGGCACCCAGATGGGGCCAGAAAGCCGCATGGGGCAGATGCCGCCCGAACAGCGCGAGGCGATGGAACGCGTCTTCCTGGGAGGCGAGAATTTCAGCCTGGGGGGCAGCCGCGCTTCGGTGCCGCGCTATCCGCTGGGAGGACTGTTCGACGGCGTTGATTTCGTGATGTACGTTGACGACTGA
- a CDS encoding DsbA family protein yields MTRLKGTQQNRAILVIGTLVAVILIVAVVLFSSKSASGSSGSKSFDLSGQPLLGQASAPVTMVVFEDFKCPNCKNFEDNTMPTIQSKYIDTGKVKMYKLNFPFIGPDSTTAAEAAECAYVQKGDAGYNSFATLLFRAQGEETTQWATKDKMYELAGYVDGLDAAKFKTCLDSEATKGQVDADKAQATKAGVNATPSVFINGTLASDYSAGTVSAAIDQASK; encoded by the coding sequence ATGACACGTTTGAAAGGAACTCAACAAAATAGGGCGATCCTGGTCATCGGAACGCTCGTGGCAGTCATCCTGATCGTCGCGGTGGTGCTGTTCTCGTCGAAGAGTGCGTCTGGCAGCAGCGGTAGCAAGTCGTTCGATCTCAGCGGTCAGCCGCTGCTGGGGCAGGCGTCGGCCCCGGTCACGATGGTGGTCTTCGAGGACTTCAAGTGCCCGAACTGCAAGAACTTCGAAGACAACACCATGCCCACCATTCAGAGCAAGTACATCGACACCGGCAAGGTCAAGATGTACAAACTCAACTTCCCCTTTATCGGCCCAGACTCGACCACCGCCGCCGAGGCCGCCGAGTGCGCGTACGTGCAGAAGGGCGACGCCGGGTACAACAGCTTCGCCACGCTGCTGTTCCGCGCACAGGGCGAGGAAACGACCCAGTGGGCCACCAAGGACAAGATGTACGAACTGGCAGGCTACGTAGACGGGCTGGACGCCGCCAAGTTCAAGACCTGCCTGGACAGCGAGGCCACCAAGGGACAGGTCGATGCCGACAAGGCGCAGGCCACCAAGGCGGGCGTGAACGCGACCCCCAGCGTCTTTATCAACGGCACGCTGGCGAGCGACTACTCGGCGGGCACGGTGAGTGCCGCCATCGACCAGGCCAGCAAGTAA
- a CDS encoding disulfide bond formation protein B: MSRENRLYLAWLTALVATLGSLYFSEIRGYIPCVLCWFQRICMYPLVVVLGVAAFRGETGGRGYALPLAVIGWCVALTQNLEIWGVIKTLKICSVGQTQAGCDVKWPIFGDAAAAVSNVITIPLLSLIAFSIVIALLSWRRQLVL; encoded by the coding sequence GTGAGCCGTGAAAATCGCCTGTATCTGGCGTGGCTGACCGCCCTGGTCGCCACGCTGGGAAGTCTGTATTTCAGCGAGATTCGCGGGTACATCCCGTGCGTGCTGTGCTGGTTTCAGCGTATCTGCATGTATCCGCTGGTGGTGGTGCTGGGTGTCGCGGCCTTCCGGGGCGAGACGGGCGGGCGCGGCTATGCCCTGCCGCTGGCGGTCATCGGCTGGTGCGTGGCACTGACGCAGAATCTGGAAATCTGGGGCGTCATCAAGACGCTCAAGATCTGCTCGGTGGGTCAGACACAGGCGGGCTGCGACGTGAAGTGGCCGATCTTCGGAGACGCCGCCGCTGCCGTGTCCAACGTCATCACCATTCCGCTGCTCAGCCTGATCGCCTTCAGCATCGTGATCGCGCTGCTGAGCTGGCGCAGACAGCTGGTGCTGTAG
- a CDS encoding alpha/beta hydrolase: protein MKLKKRLLIPFLALGGLIAFAACSPLVALNAVVATNDLTITRDHAYGPDPRNVLDVYQPVSAQNAPILLFIHGGSWTGGSKDDYKFVGESFAREGYVVGVMSYRLAPKNPYPAYIQDAAQALKWLRTHAAEYGGNPDDLFVMGHSAGAFNAVEVVDNARWLTEAGVPISAVHGVIGVAGPYSYDYRGQGTESAFPAGSDPADVMPANHVRADAPPHLLLVAANDQVVGAQNGERMKAALDAMKIPLTFTVLPNLDHYTIAGSLARSLTFLGSTRQDVLTFLKANR, encoded by the coding sequence ATGAAGCTGAAAAAGCGTCTGTTGATTCCCTTTCTAGCGCTGGGCGGCCTCATCGCCTTCGCCGCGTGTTCTCCGCTGGTCGCGCTCAATGCGGTCGTGGCGACCAACGATCTGACCATCACCCGCGACCACGCCTACGGCCCCGACCCGCGCAATGTGCTGGACGTATATCAGCCGGTGTCGGCCCAGAATGCACCGATCCTGCTGTTCATTCACGGCGGCTCGTGGACGGGCGGCAGCAAGGACGATTACAAATTCGTGGGCGAGAGCTTTGCGCGCGAAGGCTATGTGGTGGGCGTCATGAGTTACCGCCTCGCGCCCAAGAATCCGTACCCGGCGTACATCCAGGACGCGGCCCAGGCGCTGAAATGGCTGAGGACGCACGCTGCGGAGTACGGCGGCAATCCCGATGATCTGTTCGTGATGGGGCACTCTGCCGGGGCTTTCAATGCGGTGGAAGTGGTGGATAACGCCCGCTGGCTGACCGAGGCGGGCGTGCCGATCAGCGCGGTTCATGGCGTGATCGGGGTGGCCGGGCCGTACAGCTACGATTACCGGGGTCAGGGAACCGAGAGTGCCTTTCCGGCAGGCAGCGACCCGGCAGACGTGATGCCCGCCAACCACGTCCGGGCCGACGCGCCGCCTCATCTGCTGCTGGTAGCCGCCAACGATCAGGTGGTGGGCGCACAGAACGGAGAGCGCATGAAAGCCGCGCTCGACGCCATGAAAATCCCGCTCACCTTCACGGTGTTGCCAAACCTCGACCACTACACCATCGCCGGATCGCTGGCCCGCTCGCTCACCTTCCTCGGCAGCACCCGTCAGGACGTTCTGACCTTTCTGAAGGCGAACAGGTGA
- the sdaAB gene encoding L-serine ammonia-lyase, iron-sulfur-dependent subunit beta, whose product MSLLDMIGPVMIGPSSSHTAGACRIGMVARALLGSPPTYAAIGLHASFAKTGKGHGTHLALVAGLLGFAPDDARLPQAMQEAQAAGLEVAFQDVDLGDVHPNTAQLTVTAQDGSQIVMTASSTGGGVIDVIRVNGFRVSFSGGAPTLLLRYPDHLGVIARVATLIAADGVNIAALGCTREKRGGAALLVIELDSPLSDAALAFFGGWREVEWLRMLPSVMSSPEQGDGHGVPVTVGTTA is encoded by the coding sequence ATGAGTCTGCTCGATATGATCGGCCCCGTGATGATCGGGCCGAGCAGCAGCCACACCGCCGGAGCCTGCCGCATAGGTATGGTGGCGCGGGCGCTGCTCGGGTCGCCGCCCACATACGCTGCTATCGGCCTGCATGCCAGCTTCGCCAAGACCGGCAAGGGGCACGGCACCCACCTAGCCCTGGTTGCGGGGCTGCTGGGATTTGCGCCCGACGATGCCCGGCTGCCGCAGGCGATGCAGGAGGCGCAGGCGGCGGGGTTGGAAGTCGCGTTTCAGGATGTCGATCTGGGCGACGTTCACCCGAATACCGCGCAGCTCACCGTGACGGCCCAGGACGGCTCGCAGATCGTAATGACGGCGAGTTCGACGGGCGGCGGCGTGATCGACGTGATCCGCGTGAACGGCTTCCGGGTCAGCTTTTCCGGCGGCGCACCGACCCTGCTGCTGCGCTATCCCGACCATCTGGGCGTGATTGCCCGTGTCGCCACATTGATCGCCGCCGACGGCGTGAACATCGCCGCTCTGGGCTGCACCCGCGAGAAACGCGGCGGCGCGGCCCTGCTGGTCATCGAACTCGATAGCCCGCTGAGTGACGCGGCCCTGGCGTTTTTTGGCGGCTGGCGGGAAGTGGAGTGGCTGAGAATGCTGCCCTCGGTCATGAGCAGCCCGGAACAGGGCGACGGACACGGCGTCCCGGTGACGGTGGGCACGACGGCGTAA
- a CDS encoding L-serine ammonia-lyase, iron-sulfur-dependent, subunit beta, with amino-acid sequence MPPTLKQLMDAPTPASAWVLEQDCADSGLEQEAVQEAMRGRIREMRGSIERGLASDAKSITGMVGWNAKGLWDAPDALQSPLLKRVQAYAMAVNEENARMGRIVAAPTAGSAGTIPGALIGVADHLGLSDEQLVMPMVLAAGVGQAISRQMFISGAAGGCQAEIGSSAAMAAAAVTELLGGSSRACVHAASMALMNTIGLVCDPVGGFVEVPCVSRNAFFAVHAVSAAQLALAHLESFIPPDEVVTAMAQVGRMMPLELRETAEGGLAQTPTGLRVTAAMAERKP; translated from the coding sequence ATGCCCCCAACCTTGAAACAACTGATGGACGCTCCCACTCCCGCTTCGGCGTGGGTGCTGGAGCAGGACTGCGCCGACAGCGGCCTTGAACAGGAGGCCGTTCAGGAGGCCATGCGCGGCAGAATTCGCGAGATGCGCGGCAGCATCGAGCGCGGGCTGGCGAGCGACGCCAAGAGCATCACCGGGATGGTTGGCTGGAATGCCAAAGGGCTGTGGGACGCGCCCGACGCCCTGCAATCACCACTGCTGAAGCGCGTGCAGGCGTATGCGATGGCCGTGAACGAGGAAAACGCCCGCATGGGCCGGATCGTGGCCGCGCCCACCGCTGGCAGTGCGGGCACCATTCCGGGGGCTTTGATCGGGGTGGCCGACCATCTGGGTCTGAGCGATGAGCAGCTCGTCATGCCGATGGTGCTGGCAGCGGGCGTGGGGCAGGCGATTTCGCGGCAGATGTTCATTTCCGGCGCGGCGGGCGGCTGTCAGGCCGAGATCGGGTCGAGTGCGGCGATGGCGGCGGCAGCGGTCACGGAACTGCTGGGCGGAAGCAGCCGCGCCTGCGTTCATGCCGCCAGCATGGCCCTGATGAACACCATCGGGCTGGTGTGCGATCCGGTGGGCGGCTTCGTGGAGGTGCCGTGTGTGAGTCGCAACGCGTTTTTTGCCGTTCATGCGGTGAGTGCGGCGCAACTGGCGCTGGCCCATCTGGAAAGCTTCATTCCGCCCGACGAGGTGGTGACGGCGATGGCGCAGGTGGGCCGCATGATGCCGCTGGAACTGCGCGAAACCGCTGAAGGAGGGCTGGCACAGACACCGACGGGGTTGCGGGTGACGGCGGCAATGGCCGAACGAAAGCCGTGA
- a CDS encoding DNA double-strand break repair nuclease NurA — protein MRIRLDPWPIDTQGGQLSLTPFESGELIDVETPRWAAIAPRDVPKRLETVYVVDGKPRMEARLLIEDDEGSSSFAGYGAFVVGAVKLCPHGSRPAELEDVRASRILAHGPGLSVQAARLSPRHPQTGALEYTPSGFQDDQPTAPAAHLQQLMLRAEQELSHGLASRVPFDEDDDRERLTSLTIQDGTLRGRNMGGAVVGCVKTMQTMYLPPDRISLLSELKPGERTPILHLKYGNNRVTRFTWYVRLCEAPAYLHPLAGVMRLEMYAPEESDFLPPIVRAVASLSGRLLCRLGSAAHKDSRAPQNLIPTAALEQAMSRSMGDARLVERRIRTHIMREMNVPAEDLRGAAWSLN, from the coding sequence ATGCGTATTCGCCTTGATCCCTGGCCCATCGACACTCAGGGCGGGCAACTTTCTCTGACACCTTTTGAATCCGGCGAGCTGATCGATGTCGAAACGCCGCGCTGGGCCGCCATCGCGCCGCGTGACGTGCCCAAGCGTCTGGAAACCGTGTACGTGGTCGACGGCAAACCGCGCATGGAAGCCCGGCTGCTGATCGAAGACGACGAGGGCAGCAGCAGCTTTGCCGGATACGGCGCGTTCGTGGTCGGCGCGGTCAAGCTGTGCCCGCACGGGTCGCGCCCCGCCGAGCTGGAAGACGTGCGGGCCAGCCGGATTCTGGCGCACGGGCCGGGCCTGAGCGTGCAGGCAGCGCGGCTCAGCCCCCGCCATCCTCAGACCGGAGCGCTGGAATACACGCCGTCCGGCTTTCAGGACGATCAGCCCACCGCGCCCGCCGCACACCTCCAGCAGCTGATGCTGCGGGCCGAGCAGGAACTGTCGCACGGGCTGGCGTCGCGGGTTCCGTTCGACGAGGACGACGACCGCGAGCGCCTGACCTCGCTGACCATTCAGGACGGCACGCTGCGCGGGCGCAACATGGGCGGCGCGGTGGTGGGCTGCGTCAAGACCATGCAGACCATGTATCTGCCGCCAGACCGCATCTCGCTACTGAGCGAACTGAAGCCCGGCGAACGCACCCCGATCCTGCATCTGAAATACGGCAACAACCGCGTGACCCGCTTTACCTGGTATGTGCGGCTGTGCGAGGCTCCCGCGTACCTGCACCCGCTAGCAGGCGTGATGCGGCTCGAAATGTATGCCCCCGAGGAATCCGATTTCCTGCCACCCATCGTGCGGGCCGTGGCGAGCCTGAGCGGGCGGCTGCTGTGCAGGCTGGGCAGCGCCGCTCATAAAGACAGCCGTGCGCCGCAGAACCTGATTCCCACCGCCGCGCTGGAACAGGCCATGAGCCGCAGCATGGGCGACGCGAGGCTGGTCGAGCGGCGCATCAGAACGCACATCATGCGCGAGATGAACGTGCCCGCCGAAGATCTGCGCGGCGCGGCCTGGAGTCTGAACTGA